ACACCTTCACGAACTCGTGCCTTCCGAGCTGGCTCGAAACGCGCTCGGTGAGCCTTGCCCGAACCCTGACCTCGTAGTTCCTAGCCCCCACCAGCTTCGCAAGGACGTGCTTGACGTAAAGGTGGAACTGGGCGAAGACGGCTACCGGATAACCGCTCATGATGAAGACTCTCTCGCCGTAGCCTACCGGCCTTCCGGGCTTTATCGTCGTGCCGTGGAAGAGGAGTTTGACGAAGCGGTGGGCGAAGTCCTTATCGCCGAAGGCGGAGCCGCCGGTGACGAGAACTAGGTCGCATTCTTTCTTTGCCCGCCCTATCGCAGATCTGGTGGCGTCTTCATCATCTGGAATGACGCCGTAGAAAACCGGCTCACCGAAGTACTGCCGAACCAGCCCAGTGAGCATGATCGAGTTGCTCTCCATGATTTTTCCAGACCTCAGTGCGTCCTCATCGAACTCCTCGATGAGCTCGTCGCCCGTGATTATTATCCCGACGCGGGGCTTCCTCTTGACCTTCACGCTCCTGAAGCCGATGCTCTTGAGGAGCGCCAGGTCCTGGGACCTTAAAACCTGCCCCTTTCGGAGGACAACCTCTCCCTTCCTCACATCCTCGCCGGCGAAGGCCACGTTCTGACCCGGGGCGACCGGCCTGAGAACCCTTATGACGTTCCCATCGCGCTCGGCCATCTCCTGCATAAGAACTGCGTTTGCTCCTTCTGGTATCTTTGACCCCGTGGTTAGCTTTACGGCAGTCCCTGGCTCAACCTTCACCCTGCTCTCATCGCCGGCGACTATCTCATCAATAACTTTAAGCTCAACGGGACTGTACTCCCTCGCCTGGAATGTGTCCTCGGCGCGCAAAGCATAGCCGTCCACTGCAGAGCGGTCGAAGGGCGGGCTGTCTATAGGGGAAACGACGTCTTCAGCCAGAACCCGTCCGAGGGCCTCTGAGAGGGGAACCTTCTCGACCTCCTCAAGCTCGCTAACGTCCTTCAGCACCATCTCAAGGGCCGCTCTATACGGGGTCAGCCGTTTGAACTCCCTCACGTCACTCCCTCCCGTGCTTGAGTACGTGGCCGGCCTCTTTGAGGATGATTTTGATCCCAGTCCTTGCCGCGCCGAGACTGCCGGGCAGGCAGAAGACGGCCATGGTTCTGCCGGAGCTCCTAATTATTCCGGCGGTTGCCCTCGTCATGACCACGGCTGTGCCTATCTCCTCGTAGCTGAGGAGTCTGAAAACCTCGCCGAAGCCAGTCAGTTCCTTATCGAGAAGGGGCCTGATGCTCTCTATCGTCACATCCCTGCTGGCTATCCCCGTTCCGCCGGAGGTTACCAGGACCTCCGCCCCCGCTCTGAAGGCCTCGACAACAGCACCGATTATCGCGATCTTCTCGTCGGGAACGACCGCGTAGTAAACCCTCTCATGTCCGGCCTTCTCCAGCTCTTCAATGAGAAACTTCCCGCTCTTATCCTCCTTCTCCCCCCTGCTCGCGGTGTCGCTGACAGTTATGACCGCGAACTTAAACTTCTTTGGAGCCTTTCTCTTGTGTTCCTCTGCCCCCATATTACCACCCGATTAAGCTTGTTCCCGAACTTAATAACCTTTCAGCAAACGGAAGCGTTTAACGGCGCAAGCGTTATATCCCCCGGAGCGGACCGTTATTCATGAGGTTCGATCACTTCATCGAGCGCTTCAACGGCCCGCTACTGGCACTGAGCAACGCCCCGTACAGAGGAGGCCTCACGAAAGCAAACGGTTTCTTCTTCATGATGGTGCACAAGAATTACGCCGGGGATTACAAGGCCGACTGCCGCGCCTTTGAGCTGGACCACAGGCTGAAGAACTTCGTGGGCTTTATGACTGCCGCAGAGGTGGGCAAGGTTCTCTCGATTGCAAGGAGCGGAAGCGTTACCGCCTACGTCACGGCCGGGATAACGAACCCCGCTGTGGCCGGTGATGTGCCACCCCCCTGGGCACCGGGGACGATAAACATCGCCCTCGTGGTTGATGAGGGTCTGACCGTCGGGGCCATGGCGAACGTCATCATGACGGCTACCGAGGCGAAGACGTACACCCTCCTCAGGCTCGGCTACAATGCCACAGGGACGACGAGCGATGGAATAGGTGTTTTTGCTCCTGAAGGAGAGGTAGAATGGGCGGGGACGGCGACGGAACTTGGAGTGAGCATAGGGAGAGCCGTAAGGAATGCCCTCAAGGAGAGCATTGAAAAATGGGAGAGGACGAGATGAGCTATCCTCCTGCCGCTTGAAGCGTCATCAACTGACTGTACAGCTCCTCCACTTTGGCCGATACGTCCTTCGGGGAGAATCCGGCTTTAACGGCGAGCCAGGTTGCTCCCCCCGCACCAACACCTTCCTTTACGTAGCCCCTCTCGTAGTCCCTCAATCCCTTGAACTCGCTCTTCGAGAAGTCCAGGTCCGCGGCGTAGGTGATCACCCCGATTTCCCTTGCCGTCTTGAGGAACGTGGCGCTTTTGTCGTTTACGACCCATTTGGTCGTTGCTATCATGAACCTCTCCATATCCTCGTTGAGGGCCCTCAAGAGGGCGGCCACCGCTAGCATCTGGGTGCCTCCTGCTAGGACGACGTTCTTTCTGAATCCCAGGGAGATTCCAACTACCACGGCAATCATGGGGTCGCCGAACTGTCTGAGGGCTTCAAGCGGCCTCTCCGCTAGGTCTCCTGCCTCAATCCCGGCCCGCCGAAAGCCTTCCGCAATGACCCTCTCCTTGAGGTCGATCGGATTGCTGGGAGCTGCAGAGGAAGTTCGCGCGTCATAGCCAAGGGCCCGTAAGACCGCCTGGGCCGTGGTGGTCCCTCCGGGTGTGGATTCGCCGATAACAATCTCTTCAAAGTTGGTTTTATTGAGCTCCTCGCCGAAGAGCTTGGCAAGGCGAACGATTTCCCCGAACTCCGGAAGGGCTGGTTCCTTCCTGAAATCCCTGCCAACGTGCCCGCTGATGTGGACGTGGGGTACCAGTGGGGCCAGATACGTGCCGGCGCGCACCACTATTATAGGAAAGCCGGCCAGTTCCCTAGCTGCCTTGGTTATGATCGCCGGCGTTGGATGCTCCTCCGGGGTGACGGGTATCGCGTCAATAATCCTAGGCCTCTCGTAAAAGAGGTATTCCGCATCCGCCGGAGGGGTGAGCTTTGTCAGTTCGGGCGTCGCTCCCGCAACGCTTATCCCCGGAACGGTGCTTATCTTCGTGTTTCCTAAGACCAGCAGGAAGAGGCTCTTCATGACATCACCGCTGGAGTTTTTATCCAAGGATTTATATGTCCTTCGGCCAACTCCGAACAGTGGGAGAATGGGAGAGTCGTTGATGGTACTCGGGACCTCATCCGGTGCCGGCAAGTCACTCCTCGTTACTGCCCTATGCAGGATTTTCTCGAACCTCGGCTATGACGTCGTTCCTTTCAAGAGCCAGAACATGAGCCTGAACTCCGCGCCGAGCATCGAAGGCGGTGAGATAAGCAGGGCGCAGTATTTACAGGCGATAGCTTGCAGGAAAAGGCCGAGCGTGAGGTTCAACCCGATTCTGCTCAAGCCGGAGGGAAACATGAGAAGCCAGGTCGTCTTCATGGGGAAGCCTATTGGGAGCGTTTCGGCAAGGGACTACATGCTATCGAGGAAGGAGGAGCTCTTCAGGAAGGCGATGACTGTTCTGGACGAACTTAAGGAGAAGCACGACTTGGTTATAATCGAGGGCGCGGGAAGTCCGGTTGAGATTAACCTGAAGGACTACGACATAGCCAACACGAGGGTCATGCTTTACGCCGGAGCCAAGGGGATCCTCGTTACCGACATATACCGTGGTGGAAGCTTCGCGAGCATAGTCGGCACGATGGAGCTCTTGAAGCCAGAGGAGAGGGAAGCGATAATCGGCTTCGTCTTCAACAAGTTCCGTGGAGACCCGTCTCTCCTCGGACCGGGCTTTGAGTATCTGGAAGAGCGTTACGAAAAGCCGACCCTCGGCGTTATCCCCTACGTGGAGCACCGTTTACCCGAAGAGGATTCACTCACGGAATTCCCCAAGGTTAGGGGAGAGCTTCACATCCAGATAATCAGGCTTCCCCACATCAGCAACTTCACAGACTTTGAGCCCCTCCACTGGGCAAACGGCGTTGATTACGTGACAAGAGCCGAGGAGATCAAGGGCGACGTGGTGATAATACCCGGGAGCAAGAACACGGTCGAGGATTTGCTCTGGTTGCGTGAGAACGGCTTTGAGGATGCCATCCTCGAAGCACACAGAGACGGCTCTTTCATCGTTGGACTCTGCGGCGGCTTCCAGATGCTCGGTGAGAAAATCCTTGACACCGTCGAGTCCAAACGCGGAATCGTTAAGGGAATCGGCCTCCTGCCAGCTAAGACAGTTTTCGAGAGGGTTAAGCGGACGAACCACCTCCGGGCGGAGGTCCTCTGGGAGCCAGCTCGCGGAATGGCCGTTGAGGGCTACGAGATACGCTTTGGCCGGAGCGTATCGGAGAGACCGTTCTCCGTTATACGGGCGATTAATAGCGCCAAAGCTTTCGAGCCTGAGGGGGCCGTTGGTGAGAGGGCTTTCGGCACGTACCTCCACGGCATCTTCCACAACTTCGCCTTCACCGAGCGCTTCCTCAACCTCCTGAGGGAAGAAAGGGGGCTCGAACCAATATCCATTGAGGACTGGAGCATCGAGGAGGAGATAGAGGGGTTCGCGAAGGTCGTTGAGAAGAACCTCGACGTGGAGAGGATTTTAGCGAAGCTGGGGATTTAAAAATAATCCTCTGGACTCTCAAGCTCCTTAGGGGGATGCTTCTTCCTCCACCATCCCTTAACGGCACCCACTATGAGGAGGATTATTATTAGCGGGATTAAGACCACCAGGAAAGCGGCCGCGAAGAGGAAGAACCCCAGTATTATTATCACGCCGATTATTGCCAGTATTATGAACATCACGAAGCCGCCTAGGGAAGAGCCCGCATCCTCCATCAGACCACCACCCTTGAGTTTTCCAGACGGCTTAAATCATTTTTCCACAAGCCTCGCTATCTTCTCCGCGAGCTTTAACTCTTCCGGCGTGTTCACGTTCAAAGCCAGAAGAGGGTTGCTCAGCTCGAATAACCGCTCACCTTCGGTCCCAACGGCGTTCAGGCCAACTATCGCGTATCCCCGATACACGGTGGGGTTCAGGTCTTGTGGGATTTTTTCGAGGGACAGAACCCCGGTCAGACTCGTTCTCCCATCGAAGGCCTTCTCTATAATTTGAAAATCGCTCGCCTTTATGAAG
The Thermococcus radiotolerans genome window above contains:
- a CDS encoding molybdopterin molybdotransferase MoeA, which codes for MREFKRLTPYRAALEMVLKDVSELEEVEKVPLSEALGRVLAEDVVSPIDSPPFDRSAVDGYALRAEDTFQAREYSPVELKVIDEIVAGDESRVKVEPGTAVKLTTGSKIPEGANAVLMQEMAERDGNVIRVLRPVAPGQNVAFAGEDVRKGEVVLRKGQVLRSQDLALLKSIGFRSVKVKRKPRVGIIITGDELIEEFDEDALRSGKIMESNSIMLTGLVRQYFGEPVFYGVIPDDEDATRSAIGRAKKECDLVLVTGGSAFGDKDFAHRFVKLLFHGTTIKPGRPVGYGERVFIMSGYPVAVFAQFHLYVKHVLAKLVGARNYEVRVRARLTERVSSQLGRHEFVKVWYENGEARPIKKKGSGIISSLVESNGYIEIPEDSEGYLEGETVEVVLY
- a CDS encoding MogA/MoaB family molybdenum cofactor biosynthesis protein; amino-acid sequence: MGAEEHKRKAPKKFKFAVITVSDTASRGEKEDKSGKFLIEELEKAGHERVYYAVVPDEKIAIIGAVVEAFRAGAEVLVTSGGTGIASRDVTIESIRPLLDKELTGFGEVFRLLSYEEIGTAVVMTRATAGIIRSSGRTMAVFCLPGSLGAARTGIKIILKEAGHVLKHGRE
- a CDS encoding adenosylcobinamide amidohydrolase, with product MRFDHFIERFNGPLLALSNAPYRGGLTKANGFFFMMVHKNYAGDYKADCRAFELDHRLKNFVGFMTAAEVGKVLSIARSGSVTAYVTAGITNPAVAGDVPPPWAPGTINIALVVDEGLTVGAMANVIMTATEAKTYTLLRLGYNATGTTSDGIGVFAPEGEVEWAGTATELGVSIGRAVRNALKESIEKWERTR
- the cobT gene encoding nicotinate mononucleotide-dependent phosphoribosyltransferase CobT, which gives rise to MKSLFLLVLGNTKISTVPGISVAGATPELTKLTPPADAEYLFYERPRIIDAIPVTPEEHPTPAIITKAARELAGFPIIVVRAGTYLAPLVPHVHISGHVGRDFRKEPALPEFGEIVRLAKLFGEELNKTNFEEIVIGESTPGGTTTAQAVLRALGYDARTSSAAPSNPIDLKERVIAEGFRRAGIEAGDLAERPLEALRQFGDPMIAVVVGISLGFRKNVVLAGGTQMLAVAALLRALNEDMERFMIATTKWVVNDKSATFLKTAREIGVITYAADLDFSKSEFKGLRDYERGYVKEGVGAGGATWLAVKAGFSPKDVSAKVEELYSQLMTLQAAGG
- a CDS encoding cobyric acid synthase codes for the protein MGESLMVLGTSSGAGKSLLVTALCRIFSNLGYDVVPFKSQNMSLNSAPSIEGGEISRAQYLQAIACRKRPSVRFNPILLKPEGNMRSQVVFMGKPIGSVSARDYMLSRKEELFRKAMTVLDELKEKHDLVIIEGAGSPVEINLKDYDIANTRVMLYAGAKGILVTDIYRGGSFASIVGTMELLKPEEREAIIGFVFNKFRGDPSLLGPGFEYLEERYEKPTLGVIPYVEHRLPEEDSLTEFPKVRGELHIQIIRLPHISNFTDFEPLHWANGVDYVTRAEEIKGDVVIIPGSKNTVEDLLWLRENGFEDAILEAHRDGSFIVGLCGGFQMLGEKILDTVESKRGIVKGIGLLPAKTVFERVKRTNHLRAEVLWEPARGMAVEGYEIRFGRSVSERPFSVIRAINSAKAFEPEGAVGERAFGTYLHGIFHNFAFTERFLNLLREERGLEPISIEDWSIEEEIEGFAKVVEKNLDVERILAKLGI